CCTGGCCTCCCACGTTCACGAGCACAAGCGAGCCGTCGACCCCCGCTTTCCAGTATCCGTCCCGCTGCGCCTTGGCCCGGAACTCTCTGAGCGCCCGGTCCGACAAGAAGGCGACGATGACGGACTTTCTCTGGGCTCCAAACTGGATGCCCAGCGAGCCTGTGGTGAGGCTGTAATACCCGACGGTCGTGCCGCCCACTCGCAACACGCCCTCACCGTAGGCGCCCCCGAGACCAACCCCGGCCTGGATAACCTCCGGGAAGACGAGAAGGCCCCGGGCATCACGCAGAACCGCAGGGGCATCCCCGAACTCGCTTCTGAACTGGTGGAGTGTCCGGTCGGCCCCTACGGAAATCGCTTCCGCGGTCGCCGCATGGGACGCAACCGGTGAGAAGACCAGGTTGGCCAGCAAGCTAAGGCCAACGATCCACACCATTCTCTTACTAGCGTGCAGTACTCTCATCGCTATTGCCCTCCTCCGTGGTGACGTCGGGCCGTTGCAATGTTACCCTTCGCGGGAGGGCGCCAAACATGCGTACTCGGCCGGTCAGGGCGTGCTGCGCGGCGGCTCCGTCGCGGCCTTGAGCTCGGCGAGCGCGCGTCCCAGCGCGTCGATCTCTTTCCCGTAGGTCGCGAAGTCCCCGGCTCGAAGGGCAACCTGCGCCCGCTCGTAATGCGTGTTCGCCTCGGCGGCGAGCGCCGCGATGCGCGAGCGGGAGGCGCCGGCCGCCCCTGCGGACGGCGGTGCGGACCCCGCAGCTCCCGGTTGGGCGGGAGCCCCCCGCGGCTGACCGGGCGAGATCGTCGCAGGCTCGGAGGGGAGCCCGACGAAGATGCGCGCCAGGGCGGCCTCGAGCGTCTGCTCCATGGCAATCCGGGCGCCGTAGGCGACGATCACCCGCTTGAGCTCCGGCAGCGCGCTGCCCGAGGCCTGAAGGTACAGCGGCTCGACGTACAGGAGCGCGTCGGCAATCGGCACGACGAGCAGGTTGCCGCGGATGACCTGGGATCCCTGCTGGTTCCACAGCGACAGCTGGGCGCTGATCGTCGGGTCCTGGTTGATCCGCGCCTCGATCTGCATCGGGCCGAACACCGTCCGGTCCTTGGGAAACCGGTAGACGAGGAGCCGGCCGTAGTTGGGCATATCGCTGCGCCCGGCCATCCAGGCGACCATGTTGTCTTTCCCCGCGGGCGTAAACGGGAGGATCAGCGCGAACTCCTCGCCCCGCGCGGGATCCAGCCTGAGGTTCACGTAGTACGGTTCGAGCGGCTGCGGGGATCCGCCAAACAGCTCATTGGGGAATGTCCAGAGATCTTCTCGGTTGTAGAACACTCGCGGGTCCTTCATGTGAAAGGTCGAGTAGACCTGCGACTGGATCGTGAACAGGTCCTCGGGATAGCGAAAGTGGGCGGCAATCCCCCGGGGGAGCGCGTCGAGGGACCGGAACAGGCCGGGGAAGATCCCCATGTACGCCTGGATCAACGGATCCTTGGGATCCATCACGTAGAACGCGGTCGTGCCATCGTAGGCGTCCACGACCACCTTCACGGCGTTCCGGATGTAATTGGCGCGGCCGAATGGCCGGGAGTACGGGTAGGCGGACGTCGTGGTATAGGCGTCCACGATCCAGAGCAACCGGCCGTCCACCAGCACGAGATACGGGTCGTGATCGAAGGACAGCATCGGAGCGATGTGGGCCACCCGCTCCCGCACTTCCCGATGAATCATCACCCGGCTCTGGGGCGTGACGTCGGTGCTTAACAGCAACTGGGAGGCGCCAAGCCGCGCCGCGAACGCCAGCTTGGCCAGCGGAGCGGTGAGCGGCACCCCACCGCGCCCGGCATACGTCACCAAGACGTTTTGGTCGCCCTGCGGGTAGTCCAGTTCCTTGGTGCGCGTGTTGACGACCACGTACTGGTTGGCGAGAAGCCCGTAGTACAGCTCAGGCCGGGTGACCTGGAGGCCGATCGGGCTCTGCGGCGGGATGTCTTTGATGTAGAACTCGGGCAGCCCCTCCCCCGAGATCCGGTTGACCGGCGTCATCACGAGCCCGTATCCGTGGGTGAAGAGCTGGTGATCGTTGACCCAGGTGCGCGCTTCCGAGGAGAGTCGCGCGATGTCCAGTTCCCGCGCCGAGAGCATCACCTGTTGTTCGTGCCCTCCGATCTGGTACCGGTCGATCCCGACGCTCGTGAACGTATAGTACAGCCG
This region of bacterium genomic DNA includes:
- a CDS encoding lipid-binding SYLF domain-containing protein is translated as MRVLHASKRMVWIVGLSLLANLVFSPVASHAATAEAISVGADRTLHQFRSEFGDAPAVLRDARGLLVFPEVIQAGVGLGGAYGEGVLRVGGTTVGYYSLTTGSLGIQFGAQRKSVIVAFLSDRALREFRAKAQRDGYWKAGVDGSLVLVNVGGQASTNPAPNAPIVGYVFDQRGLMFNLSLQDAKISRIER
- a CDS encoding UPF0182 family protein, producing the protein MMRRGGAVRRTLLVVLVAVLLFFPGFARWYTEWLWFGEVGYRAPFWVPIESQVVVGLAAALAVFVILFPNIRPLLRLRPMPNVIDLRSSGGRAYRQIASRLRPPAVTAIVVGVIAVLAGRAAAGSWLTFQGWLHGVSFGVRDPVFGLDVGFYVFTLPAYTAVYDWLFSWTFVALLIVAAGYYLDLAPLLMRGVWAIPRGVRVHLAALTGILLLLRAAGFWFDAYGLLFSPRGALYGAGYTDLHATLPALRLLTVLAAAAGLLMLASVWLRTLRPAVAMLAVMLVVWIAGTGVYPAAVQQFEVGPNELNREAPYIQNGITGTLRAFGLDQVQEQSFPATESLTPATVRANQVVLDNVRLWDYRPLLTTYAQLQSLRLYYTFTSVGIDRYQIGGHEQQVMLSARELDIARLSSEARTWVNDHQLFTHGYGLVMTPVNRISGEGLPEFYIKDIPPQSPIGLQVTRPELYYGLLANQYVVVNTRTKELDYPQGDQNVLVTYAGRGGVPLTAPLAKLAFAARLGASQLLLSTDVTPQSRVMIHREVRERVAHIAPMLSFDHDPYLVLVDGRLLWIVDAYTTTSAYPYSRPFGRANYIRNAVKVVVDAYDGTTAFYVMDPKDPLIQAYMGIFPGLFRSLDALPRGIAAHFRYPEDLFTIQSQVYSTFHMKDPRVFYNREDLWTFPNELFGGSPQPLEPYYVNLRLDPARGEEFALILPFTPAGKDNMVAWMAGRSDMPNYGRLLVYRFPKDRTVFGPMQIEARINQDPTISAQLSLWNQQGSQVIRGNLLVVPIADALLYVEPLYLQASGSALPELKRVIVAYGARIAMEQTLEAALARIFVGLPSEPATISPGQPRGAPAQPGAAGSAPPSAGAAGASRSRIAALAAEANTHYERAQVALRAGDFATYGKEIDALGRALAELKAATEPPRSTP